The following are encoded in a window of Myxococcales bacterium genomic DNA:
- the tsaD gene encoding tRNA (adenosine(37)-N6)-threonylcarbamoyltransferase complex transferase subunit TsaD has product MIVLGIETSCDETAAALVDHEGRVLSDVVESQVALHAPYGGVIPELASRDHLTNLPHVVTLALSKAEKTLDDVGLVAVTCRPGLVGALVVGVQVAKGLAWAKGIPLVGVDHLVGHLFANELRRGDAPARPPERPFVALLVSGGHTAIYRVDGPLPEQIRELGATRDDAAGEAFDKVAKLLGLGYPGGPVVDRLARTATADPEMFLAPMASTKTLDMSFSGLKTQVVQHVAKHGVPTGDALATVCASFQATATKVLTDKVIAAAVREGVRDVVIGGGVAANRELRARVTEACEARGMVAHLPDLASATDNAAMIAYAGALAHAAGVVHGPDLAATSVTALPRETRKGRGVR; this is encoded by the coding sequence ATGATCGTGCTCGGCATCGAGACCTCGTGCGACGAGACGGCCGCCGCGCTCGTCGACCACGAGGGCCGCGTGCTCTCCGACGTGGTCGAGAGCCAGGTCGCCCTCCACGCCCCGTACGGCGGGGTCATCCCCGAGCTCGCCTCGCGGGATCACCTGACGAACCTGCCGCACGTGGTGACGCTCGCCCTCTCGAAGGCCGAGAAGACGCTCGACGACGTGGGCCTCGTCGCGGTCACGTGCCGCCCCGGGCTCGTCGGCGCGCTCGTCGTGGGTGTGCAAGTGGCGAAGGGCCTCGCGTGGGCGAAGGGCATCCCGCTCGTCGGCGTGGACCACCTCGTCGGGCACCTCTTCGCGAACGAGCTCCGTCGTGGCGACGCCCCCGCGAGGCCCCCCGAGAGACCGTTCGTCGCGCTGCTCGTCTCGGGCGGGCACACGGCGATTTACCGAGTGGACGGCCCGCTGCCCGAGCAAATTCGCGAGCTCGGCGCCACCCGCGACGACGCGGCCGGCGAGGCCTTCGACAAGGTCGCGAAGCTCCTCGGCCTCGGGTACCCGGGCGGGCCCGTGGTCGATCGGCTCGCGCGCACGGCCACGGCGGACCCTGAAATGTTCCTCGCGCCGATGGCCAGCACGAAGACGCTCGACATGAGCTTCTCGGGCCTGAAGACCCAGGTGGTCCAGCACGTGGCGAAGCACGGCGTCCCCACGGGAGACGCGCTCGCCACGGTGTGCGCGTCGTTCCAAGCCACGGCGACGAAGGTGCTCACCGACAAGGTGATCGCGGCCGCCGTGCGCGAAGGCGTGCGCGACGTCGTCATTGGCGGCGGTGTCGCGGCGAACCGAGAGCTCCGCGCGCGTGTGACCGAGGCCTGCGAGGCGCGTGGCATGGTCGCGCACCTGCCGGACCTCGCGAGCGCCACCGACAACGCCGCCATGATCGCCTACGCCGGAGCCCTCGCACACGCCGCCGGGGTCGTGCACGGCCCCGACCTCGCCGCCACGAGCGTCACGGCGTTGCCGCGGGAGACACGCAAGGGCCGCGGGGTGCGCTGA